The Besnoitia besnoiti strain Bb-Ger1 chromosome IV, whole genome shotgun sequence genome contains a region encoding:
- a CDS encoding hypothetical protein (encoded by transcript BESB_055350) produces the protein MRVPGFPSLTFRADSLLVQCCIAACVWYGPQDAAAIGMMYWLGRQHGKKVTTPHKLSVDSQTAFQNFLRRKNLTSQQVTVDWKGADGFVSLRS, from the exons ATGAGAGTCCCTGGCTTTCCTTCCCTTACTTTCCGAGCTGATTCCCTGCTTGTTCAGTGCTGTATCGCTGCCTGCGTTTG GTACGGGCCTCAAGATGCTGCGGCGATCGGCATGATGTACTGGCTGGGAAGACAG CATGGCAAGAAGGTGACAACGCCGCACAAGCTCTCCGTCGACAGCCAGACGGCTTTCCAGAACTTTTTGCGACGCAAGAACCTGACCAGTCAACAGGTCACGGTGGACTGGAAGGGAGCGGACGGTTTTGTCAGCCTGCGCAGCTGA